One Hippoglossus hippoglossus isolate fHipHip1 chromosome 5, fHipHip1.pri, whole genome shotgun sequence genomic window carries:
- the LOC117762225 gene encoding uncharacterized protein LOC117762225 — translation MIHLLVLALILTGCEAELEIKACTGGWFEFTCKCKMKCPTIDVKNPRRHITSTTVKTWEQDENISLYHDTENKVLRVKVTTLTSADSGDYKCKIKKKTTKVELKLKNGGCQEPLHQTVYAKAKTTVTCNYTPKKKYVFFFCKEEGSDCMDVFPTQPASWSEGKFTLTEIESGFSVSISDVSSQDGGVYWCGSAHRLYRSSLRQIKLEVKISEPPPATTPSVQETTGSSTSSVQTTTASAEHQGGSYWLSLQLLQ, via the exons GTTGTGAGGCTGAACTTGAAATCAAGGCGTGTACGGGAGGATGGTTTGAATTCACCtgcaaatgcaaaatgaaatgtccaaCCATCGACGTCAAGAATCCCCGAAGACACATAACAAGCACTACAGTGAAAACATGGGAACAGGATGAGAATATTTCCTTGTACCACgatacagaaaataaagtccTCAGGGTGAAGGTCACAACACTGACGTCTGCTGATTCTGGGGATTACAAGTGTaagattaagaaaaaaacaaccaaagtgGAGCTGAAACTGAAGAATG GCGGCTGCCAGGAACCGCTTCATCAAACTGTTTACGCAAAGGCTAAAACCACCGTAACATGCAACTATACCCCCAAGAAAAAAtacgtgttttttttctgcaaagaGGAAGGTTCTGACTGCATGGACGTTTTTCCAACACAACCTGCTTCATGGTCAGAGGGAAAGTTCACGCTGACAGAAATCGAAAGTGGCTTCAGCGTGTCCATCAGCGACGTGTCCTCGCAGGATGGTGGCGTCTACTGGTGTGGATCAGCTCATAGACTTTACAGGAGTTCACTCAGACAAATAAAGCTGGAGGTTAAAA TTTCAGAGCCTCCACCTGCAACAACACCCTCCGTCCAGGAAACTACTGGATCTTCTACTTCCTCAGTCCAGACAACCACTGCATCTGCTGAGCATCAGG GTGGCTCTTACTGGTTATCGTTGCAATTGTTGCAGTGA